A genomic stretch from Tribolium castaneum strain GA2 chromosome 6, icTriCast1.1, whole genome shotgun sequence includes:
- the Sans gene encoding ankyrin repeat and SAM domain-containing protein 4B: MSTDRYHKAAKDGMIEVLKEATKRDCNGRDEQGMTPTLYAAFYGNLEALRLLCGRGGDPDKADLFGNTALHLAAAQGHKHIVTFLVNFGANIYSTDIDGRTAQELAGMNNRDDILRFLDGVHAKLEAGDKKKAKALKEKAKKESEKRIKEFNKRQVKKEQVQEKLEKRMNKGHHRPSMIETLKTRIKSGSMSNLSNLGPAPPRFSTIVGNGTVSGMRNLGSVQKRVLASRTTRPGFDDDFKISEIEDGKRSVRSLTGYRRDSEVLYTGTIDGRRGRLESVFNEAEYIESSPPPPPSSNGLTRSISQPDFMHELETNGDTKLQQEPASIFVRPGIGSIAFRKSITNTFQGFYSSEGPNEESSIGSGESYGPRTNTLSIEDELSDPESSDDDNPNAPLERFLTAWGLGEYLPRFEEQKIDLETLMILTENDLQSLNLPLGPYRKLVTAVSERKAALENPGEVTDSML; the protein is encoded by the exons ATGTCAACCGACAGGTACCACAA AGCCGCCAAAGATGGCATGATAGAGGTGCTAAAAGAAGCAACTAAAAGGGACTGCAATGGGCGAGACGAGCAAGGGATGACTCCGACGCTTTATGCGGCCTTTTACGGAAATTTGGAAGCACTCAGATTACTGTGCGGACGAGG GGGAGACCCGGACAAAGCCGACCTCTTCGGCAACACGGCCCTGCACTTGGCCGCGGCGCAGGGCCACAAACACATCGTCACATTCCTAGTCAATTTCGGAGCCAACATTTACTCGACTGATATCGACGGCCGCACCGCCCAAGAACTCGCCGGAATGAACAACCGCGACGACATCCTGCGGTTCTTGGACGGCGTCCACGCCAAACTGGAGGCCGGCGACAAAAAGAAAGCCAAAGCACTCAAAGAAAAAGCAAAGAAAGAGTCAGAAAAACGCATCAAA GAATTCAACAAACGCCAAGTCAAAAAAGAGCAAGTTCAAGAGAAGCTGGAGAAACGTATGAACAAAGGTCACCACAGGCCGTCGATGATAGAGACGCTCAAAACCAGAATTAAAAGTGGGTCCATGTCGAACTTGTCGAATCTGGGGCCGGCCCCTCCGAGGTTCAGCACCATCGTGGGCAACGGGACCGTTTCCGGGATGCGGAATTTGGGGTCGGTGCAGAAGCGGGTGCTCGCCAGCCGAACAACGCGGCCTGGCTTCGACGACGACTTCAAG ATTAGTGAAATTGAAGACGGCAAACGCTCAGTCAGATCACTAACGGGGTATCGGCGAGACTCTGAGGTACTTTACACGGGGACCATCGATGGCAGGAGAGGCCGTCTGGAATCGGTCTTCAACGAAGCTGAGTACATAGAGTCGTCTCCGCCGCCACCACCGTCCAGCAACGGCCTCACAAGGTCCATCTCCCAGCCTGACTTCATGCACGAATTGGAAACAAACGGCGACACTAAACTCCAACAAGAACCAGCGAGTATTTTCGTGCGCCCAGGAATTGGAAGCATAGCGTTCCG aaagagCATAACCAACACATTCCAAGGCTTCTACTCCAGCGAAGGCCCCAACGAGGAGAGTTCAATCGGGTCAGGGGAAAGCTACGGCCCCAGAACCAACACTCTATCAATCGAAGACGAGTTATCAGACCCCGAGTCCAGCGACGACGATAACCCGAACGCTCCCCTGGAACGCTTCTTGACCGCCTGGGGGCTAGGAGAGTACCTTCCCCGCTTCGAGGAGCAGAAAATCGACCTGGAAACGCTGATGATACTGACAGAAAACGATCTCCAAAGCCTGAACTTGCCCCTAGGGCCGTACAGGAAACTTGTGACCGCTGTCAGCGAACGCAAAGCCGCGCTGGAGAATCCGGGCGAAGTCACAGACAGCATGTTGTAA
- the eIF3d1 gene encoding eukaryotic initiation factor 3 p66 subunit encodes MTMTDGQSAGEVPKFVAPVIQDNPTGWGPCELPDQFKDMPYQPFSKGDRLGKISDWTGAAFQDKKYANKYASQFGSGSQYAYYHDEDESTFHLVDTTRVQKPPYQRGRFRANQRNLRGRGGRAGVQGSGMQSLGKGVKARDTYKRSQVKKWGQGRPQIKIRDASVTVKPDWVTIEEMDFPRLGKLSLPNVKDGEDITCCGELEYYDKSYDRVNVKNEKPLQSVNRIFHTVTTTDDPIIRKLSKTEGNVYATDAILATIMCCTRSNYSWDIVIEKIGDKLFFDKRDNTEFDLLTVNETSVEPPQDDGNSLNSPRNLALEATFINHNFSQQVLRTGTGEPRFKFDNPNPFISEEEEGEVASVAYRYRKYDLGSGIFLVVRCEHDAVVQSPNGELQFLSIKALNEWDSKLANGVEWRQKLDTQRGAVLANELRNNACKLAKWTVQALLAGSDQIKFGYVSRAHVRDNSKHVILGTQQYKPHEFATQINLNMDNAWGILRCIIDIVMKQKDGKYLIMKDPNKPMIRLYDIPDNTFESDGESESEDEVPPDSVTFQTLYPYTNSAKR; translated from the exons ATGACTATGACTGATGGTCAATCAGCGGGTGAGGTCCCCAAATTCGTGGCCCCCGTAATCCAGGACAACCCGACTGGATGGGGGCCCTGCGAGCTGCCCGACCAGTTCAAAGATATGCCGTACCAGCCCTTCAGCAAAGGCGACCGTCTCGGCAAAATCAGCGACTGGACGGGGGCCGCCTTCCAAGACAAGAAATATGCCA ACAAGTATGCGTCCCAGTTCGGTTCTGGCAGTCAATACGCGTATTATCATGACGAAGACGAGAGCACTTTTCATTTGGTGGACACAACACGCGTCCAGAAGCCCCCCTATCAACGGGGGCGCTTCCGCGCGAACCAGCGCAACTTGCGCGGGCGTGGCGGCCGTGCTGGGGTGCAAGGCAGCGGCATGCAGTCCCTCGGGAAGGGGGTTAAAGCCAGGGACACGTATAAGAGGAGCCAGGTTAAGAAATGGGGACAAGGACGG CCCCAGATTAAGATCAGGGACGCTTCGGTTACGGTCAAACCGGATTGGGTCACCATTGAGGAAATGGATTTCCCTCGGTTGGGAAAATTGTCGCTCCCTAACGTCAAAGACG GCGAGGATATTACTTGTTGTGGCGAGTTGGAGTACTATGACAAGTCGTACGATCGTGTCAACGTGAAGAATGAGAAGCCGCTGCAAAGCGTCAATCGTATCTTCCATACA GTTACAACAACTGATGATCCGATTATCCGTAAGTTGAGTAAAACGGAGGGCAATGTGTACGCCACTGATGCGATCCTTGCGACCATCATGTGCTGCACTCGCTCGAATTATTCCTGGGACATCgtgattgaaaaaattg gcGATAAACTCTTCTTTGATAAGCGTGACAATACGGAGTTTGATCTTTTAACCGTCAACGAAACGTCCGTGGAGCCCCCACAAGACGACGGCAACTCCTTAAACTCCCCTCGAAACCTGGCCTtggaagccactttcattaacCACAATTTCAGTCAACAGGTATTAAGAACAGGTACCGGGGAGCCCCGCTTCAAGTTCGACAACCCAAACCCTTTTATCTCCGAGGAGGAGGAAGGGGAGGTCGCCAGTGTGGCCTACAGATACCGCAAATATGACCTAGGGAGCggaata TTTTTGGTTGTCCGTTGCGAACACGATGCCGTGGTCCAGTCCCCGAATGGCGAGCTCCAATTCCTGTCAATCAAGGCCTTGAACGAATGGGATTCCAAATTGGCCAATGGGGTGGAGTGGCGCCAGAAACTGGACACCCAGAGAGGCGCCGTTTTGGCCAATGAGCTGCGTAATAACGCCTGCAAGCTGGCCAAATGGACCGTTCAGGCGTTGCTGGCTGGCAGCGACCAAATTAAATTCGGTTATGTTTCCCGGGCCCATGTCAGGGATAACAGCAAGCATGTTATTCTGGGTACACAGCAGTATAAGCCGCACGAGTTTGCCACTCAGATTAATCTGAATATGGATAATGCGTGGGGGATTCTGCGGTGTATTATTGACATTGTTATGAAACAGAAGGATGGGAAGTATTTGATTATGAAAGATCCGAATAAGCCGATGATCCGGTTGTACGATATTCCGGATAATACGTTCGAATCGGACGGGGAGTCGGAGTCGGAGGATGAGGTGCCCCCTGATTCCGTGACTTTCCAGACCCTTTATCCATACACCAACAGTGCGAAACGCtag
- the LOC100142389 gene encoding carboxypeptidase B, producing the protein MKVPVLIVLALVGLSSAKYEGYKVYKFVTKTHLQNVYLQSLEAIPDFDFWSKINTVGNPVTVMVPPRFQTKIEDYLKLNNLEFSIEIENVGSAIHAEKHYHKSRQALGLGKITFDQYLRHAEINAYLAQLAKDYPDTVILETIGQSYEKRDMNLVRISSGPRDPPKPVIFVDAGIHAREWIAPAVALYLINQLVENPSNSNLLEAVDWIVLPSVNPDGYEFTWTGDRLWRKTRSPGTVCFGCDPNRNFGFHWMEAGASSWECSDTYAGKEAFSEVEARNLRDYLAKTANIKAYLTLHSYGQYLLYPWGYGDVLCDNWKELDDLGHKVDDAISSVNGTRYTIGSSTQVLYAAAGASDDWAMGGAGIDIVYTIELPGGGNYGFDLPASRIKGVVAETFEGFKVFADYVAKNRK; encoded by the exons ATGAAAGTGCCAGTACTGATAGTACTAGCCCTCGTGGGCTTGTCTAGTGCCAAATACGAGGGCTACAAAGTTTACAAATTCGTAACAAAAACGCACCTCCAGAATGTGTATCTCCAGTCTTTGGAAGCAATCCCAGACTTCGATTTCTGGTCGAAAATTAACACAGTGGGTAACCCAGTCACCGTCATGGTACCACCGcgatttcaaacaaaaattgaggATTATTTAAAACTCAACAATCTTGAATTTAGCATTGAAATCGAAAATGTTGGAAGCGCCATCCACGCTGAAAAACACTACCACAAATCGAGACAAGCTTTAGGTTTGGGAAAAATTACTTTTGACCAATATTTACGCCACGCTGAG ATTAATGCTTATTTGGCCCAACTGGCTAAAGACTACCCCGACACTGTCATTCTAGAAACAATCGGGCAGTCGTACGAAAAACGCGACATGAACCTAGTCCGGATTTCCTCCGGGCCTAGAGACCCCCCAAAGCCGGTGATTTTCGTCGATGCCGGCATCCACGCCCGCGAGTGGATCGCCCCAGCCGTGGCCCTCTACCTGATAAACCAACTGGTGGAGAACCCCTCCAACAGTAACCTTCTCGAAGCCGTGGACTGGATCGTCCTCCCGAGCGTCAACCCCGACGGTTACGAGTTCACCTGGACCGGAGACCGCCTCTGGCGCAAGACCCGCTCGCCAGGGACCGTCTGCTTCGGCTGCGACCCTAATCGCAACTTTGGGTTCCACTGGATGGAGGCTGGGGCCAGTAGCTGGGAATGCTCGGACACCTACGCCGGAAAGGAGGCGTTCTCGGAGGTGGAGGCGAGGAATTTGAGAGACTACTTGGCCAAGACTGCGAATATCAAGGCCTATTTGACACTGCATAGCTATGGGCAATATTTGCTCTACCCGTGGGGCTATGGGGATGTTCTCTGTGACAATTGGAAGGAATTGGACGACTTGGGGCATAAAGTAGACGATGCTATAAGTTCGGTTAATGGGACAAGATACACTATTGGTAGTTCGACCCAAGTTTTGTATGCCGCAGCTGGGGCTAGTGACGACTGGGCCATGGGTGGTGCTGGGATCGATATTGTCTATACCATTGAGTTGCCAGGGGGTGGGAACTATGGGTTTGATTTGCCGGCCTCAAGGATTAAGGGGGTGGTAGCCGAAACGTTCGAAGGATTTAAAGTGTTTGCGGACTATGTcgcaaaaaatagaaaatag